A window of the Amycolatopsis solani genome harbors these coding sequences:
- the cydB gene encoding cytochrome d ubiquinol oxidase subunit II — translation MVTFWWCVLGLLTCGYFALAGYDYGVGMLLPAFETDERRRRRMLGALGPFFLANEVWLVAAIGLLFGAFPHLEGKVFAGAYVLVVTLLLGLVTFTASMQLRSRRPDARRGAWTAGIVGGALVTALSWGLFLGNLVAGLPLAADGSPSGDVLALFSPYAVLWGLGFVALFALQGAAFLAVRGPAELTGRAVRLARAFTAPVLAFLVIATVWGFFTLDGVTALGAGVAVLAFAALAVTRLGLALRRNRVALIGSMVLAACPALLAGTLRFPAVLASPGYTLTVEQAATAPGTFALLAWFAPPSLLVLLVVQWLTWRAHRHPVDQRSLLHF, via the coding sequence GTGGTGACCTTCTGGTGGTGCGTTCTCGGCCTGCTGACCTGCGGGTACTTCGCGCTCGCTGGCTACGACTACGGCGTCGGCATGCTCCTGCCCGCGTTCGAAACCGACGAACGGCGGCGGCGCCGGATGCTCGGCGCGCTCGGCCCGTTCTTCCTGGCCAACGAGGTGTGGCTGGTCGCGGCGATCGGGCTGCTGTTCGGCGCGTTCCCGCACCTGGAGGGCAAGGTGTTCGCCGGGGCCTACGTCCTGGTCGTGACGCTGCTGCTCGGCCTGGTCACGTTCACGGCGTCGATGCAGCTGCGCAGCCGCCGCCCGGACGCGCGGCGCGGTGCCTGGACCGCGGGCATCGTCGGCGGCGCGCTGGTCACGGCACTGTCGTGGGGCCTGTTCCTCGGCAACCTCGTGGCCGGGCTGCCGCTGGCCGCCGACGGCTCGCCGTCCGGGGACGTCCTCGCGCTCTTCAGCCCGTACGCCGTGCTGTGGGGACTCGGGTTCGTCGCGCTGTTCGCCTTGCAGGGCGCGGCGTTCCTCGCCGTGCGCGGCCCGGCCGAGCTGACCGGGCGCGCGGTGCGGCTGGCCCGCGCGTTCACCGCGCCCGTGCTGGCGTTCCTGGTGATCGCGACGGTGTGGGGCTTCTTCACACTCGACGGCGTCACGGCGCTTGGCGCGGGTGTCGCGGTGCTGGCGTTCGCCGCCCTCGCCGTCACCCGGCTCGGCTTGGCGCTGCGCCGCAACCGGGTCGCGCTGATCGGCTCGATGGTGCTGGCCGCCTGCCCGGCCCTGCTCGCCGGCACGCTGCGGTTCCCCGCCGTGCTGGCCTCGCCCGGCTACACGCTGACGGTCGAGCAGGCGGCGACGGCGCCGGGGACGTTCGCGCTGCTGGCGTGGTTCGCGCCGCCGTCGCTGCTGGTGCTGCTGGTCGTGCAGTGGCTGACCTGGCGCGCCCACCGCCATCCCGTCGACCAGCGCTCGCTGCTGCACTTCTAA
- a CDS encoding helix-turn-helix transcriptional regulator, with translation MKADTLRGHLDALLLAVLDGRKLHGYAIIEALQLRSDGALDLPTGTVYPALRRLERAGWLASEWDVVSGRKRRTYRLTRSGQQALAAERAEWREFTTVIGGVLGT, from the coding sequence ATGAAGGCGGATACCCTGCGCGGGCACCTCGACGCGCTGCTCCTGGCCGTGCTCGACGGCCGGAAGCTGCACGGCTACGCGATCATCGAGGCGCTCCAGCTGCGCAGCGACGGCGCGCTCGACCTGCCGACCGGCACCGTCTACCCGGCGCTGCGCCGGCTCGAACGGGCCGGCTGGCTGGCCAGCGAGTGGGACGTCGTCTCCGGCCGCAAGCGGCGCACCTACCGGCTCACCCGCTCCGGCCAGCAGGCACTGGCCGCCGAACGCGCCGAGTGGCGGGAGTTCACCACGGTCATCGGGGGAGTGCTGGGGACATGA
- a CDS encoding DUF3117 domain-containing protein, which yields MAAMKPRTGDGPLEVTKEGRGLVMRVPLEGGGRLVVELSAEEAKDLGAALAEVTG from the coding sequence ATGGCGGCCATGAAGCCCCGGACCGGAGATGGTCCCCTCGAAGTGACTAAGGAGGGGCGGGGCCTCGTGATGCGCGTACCGCTCGAGGGCGGTGGGCGACTCGTCGTCGAACTTTCCGCGGAAGAAGCGAAGGACCTCGGCGCCGCACTGGCGGAGGTCACGGGCTAG
- a CDS encoding cytochrome ubiquinol oxidase subunit I — MDALPVARLQFATTTSFHFLFVLLTLGLVTVVAVMQTRAAVGGKPELLRMTRYWGRLYVINYALGIVTGIVMEFQFGLTWTGLSAFAGDVFGAPLAIETLVAFFLESTFLGLWIFGFGRLGKWLHLALIWLVTLTAYASALFIMLANSFLQNPVGSRLEGGTLHLDDFGALFSNPALVASLPHVLSAALVTGGFFVVGVSAYHFLKRTTEVEFFRRSMRIGVVTALIGSIFVVNQGFAQFGQLKMYQPDKLKVGAVGLPLGLMIMLAFLMLLCALLGTLLLFRNWLTKARFLHYLMVAAIPLPFLASIMGWLVRELGRQPWLVWGKLRTADAVADVPAGQILFSFIAFSLLFAALAVADWVLLARVAKRGPDPVDEPAEQPALSGV; from the coding sequence ATGGACGCACTCCCGGTCGCGAGACTCCAGTTCGCGACGACGACCTCGTTCCACTTCCTGTTCGTGCTGCTCACGCTGGGGCTGGTCACCGTGGTGGCCGTGATGCAGACGCGCGCGGCGGTCGGCGGCAAGCCCGAACTGCTGCGCATGACCCGCTACTGGGGCCGCTTGTACGTGATCAACTACGCGCTGGGGATCGTCACCGGAATCGTGATGGAATTCCAGTTCGGACTGACCTGGACCGGGCTTTCCGCATTCGCGGGCGACGTCTTCGGCGCGCCGCTGGCCATTGAGACGCTGGTCGCGTTCTTCCTGGAGTCGACCTTCCTCGGCCTGTGGATCTTCGGCTTCGGGCGGCTGGGCAAGTGGCTGCACCTGGCGCTGATCTGGCTGGTCACGCTGACCGCGTACGCGTCGGCGCTGTTCATCATGCTGGCCAACTCGTTCCTGCAGAACCCGGTCGGCAGCCGGCTCGAAGGCGGCACCCTGCACCTCGACGACTTCGGCGCGCTGTTCTCGAACCCGGCGCTGGTCGCGTCGCTGCCGCACGTGCTCAGCGCCGCACTGGTGACCGGCGGGTTCTTCGTCGTCGGCGTCAGCGCCTACCACTTCCTCAAGCGCACGACGGAGGTCGAGTTCTTCCGCCGCTCGATGCGGATCGGCGTGGTCACCGCCCTGATCGGCTCGATCTTCGTGGTCAACCAGGGCTTCGCCCAGTTCGGCCAGCTGAAGATGTACCAGCCCGACAAGCTCAAGGTGGGTGCGGTCGGGCTGCCGCTGGGCCTGATGATCATGCTCGCGTTCCTGATGCTGCTCTGCGCGCTGCTGGGCACGCTGCTGCTGTTCCGGAACTGGCTCACCAAGGCCCGGTTCCTGCACTACCTGATGGTCGCGGCGATCCCGTTGCCGTTCCTCGCGTCGATCATGGGCTGGTTGGTGCGCGAGCTCGGCCGCCAGCCGTGGCTGGTCTGGGGGAAGCTGCGCACGGCCGACGCCGTCGCGGACGTCCCGGCCGGGCAGATCCTGTTCTCCTTCATCGCTTTCTCGCTGCTGTTCGCCGCGCTCGCGGTCGCCGACTGGGTGCTCCTGGCGCGCGTCGCCAAGCGCGGCCCGGACCCGGTCGACGAGCCGGCCGAGCAGCCCGCCCTGAGCGGAGTCTGA
- the cydC gene encoding thiol reductant ABC exporter subunit CydC — MNLWAVSTRDTLRLARAALLGAGAELAALALMATAAWLLLRAAERPPLGALTLAIVGVRTLALLRGGLRYAERLAGHEVVLRWLGALRTRVYQALVPGSRYSGGDLVTRLVSDVDALQDAVLRWLLPAGVAAIVGATAVGVTATASVAAAAALAAGLLTAGVVLPWLVVRGTARAARESAPKRAELAERAVELVTGHRELVAAGALDGHRALAARVVGEIAANERAVSDRSALLGAAGVLVQLGTTVAVALLAGASVPWTAALTLAAMTSFEVVLPLIGAARRVPEIRASAGRVRAVLSEPAVPEGTRTPGKGHFTLEGAGVRHPGRAPALRHVDLDLPPGKRVGILGPSGAGKTTLLRLLLGSQSPTEGRVLLDGHPLSEYADLPEIISGAEADAHVFHTTVRENLLLAKPDATDDELRAACAVAGFDLDLDRGTGPDGDALSGGQRQRLVLARAVLADPAVLVLDEPVEGLDPAHGDAVLKNVLAHAKGTVVLVTHRPEHLDGFDEVLTLEDGRALPASAAGRRPGRR, encoded by the coding sequence GTGAACCTCTGGGCCGTGTCCACAAGGGACACCCTCCGCCTCGCCCGTGCCGCCCTCCTCGGCGCCGGCGCCGAACTCGCCGCCCTCGCGCTCATGGCCACCGCCGCCTGGCTGCTCCTGCGCGCCGCCGAACGGCCGCCGCTCGGGGCGCTCACCCTCGCCATCGTCGGGGTCCGGACCCTCGCCCTCCTCCGCGGTGGCCTCCGGTACGCCGAACGCCTCGCCGGGCACGAAGTCGTCCTCCGCTGGCTCGGGGCCCTGCGCACCCGCGTCTACCAGGCCCTCGTGCCCGGCTCGCGGTACTCCGGCGGCGACCTCGTCACCCGGCTGGTGTCCGATGTGGACGCTCTCCAGGACGCCGTCCTCCGGTGGCTGCTGCCCGCGGGTGTCGCCGCCATCGTGGGGGCCACCGCCGTCGGCGTCACCGCGACCGCCTCCGTGGCCGCCGCAGCCGCGCTTGCCGCCGGGTTGCTCACAGCGGGGGTCGTCCTGCCCTGGCTGGTCGTCCGCGGCACCGCCCGTGCCGCCCGCGAAAGTGCCCCGAAACGCGCTGAGCTGGCCGAACGCGCGGTCGAGCTCGTCACCGGGCACCGGGAACTCGTCGCCGCCGGTGCGCTGGACGGCCACCGCGCCCTGGCAGCCCGCGTCGTCGGCGAGATCGCCGCGAACGAGCGGGCCGTCTCAGACCGATCCGCCCTGCTCGGGGCCGCCGGGGTGCTCGTCCAGCTCGGCACCACCGTCGCCGTCGCGCTGCTGGCCGGTGCCTCCGTGCCCTGGACCGCCGCGCTCACCCTGGCCGCCATGACCAGCTTCGAGGTCGTGCTCCCGCTGATCGGCGCCGCCCGGCGGGTACCGGAGATCCGCGCGTCGGCCGGCCGGGTGCGGGCCGTCCTCAGCGAACCGGCCGTCCCCGAAGGCACGCGGACGCCCGGAAAGGGGCACTTCACGCTCGAAGGCGCCGGCGTCCGCCACCCCGGCCGCGCGCCCGCGCTGCGGCACGTCGACCTGGACCTGCCACCCGGCAAGCGCGTCGGGATCCTCGGCCCCAGCGGGGCCGGCAAGACGACGCTGCTCCGCCTCCTGCTCGGCAGCCAGTCACCCACCGAAGGCCGGGTGCTCCTCGACGGCCACCCGCTGAGCGAGTACGCCGACCTGCCGGAGATCATCTCCGGCGCCGAAGCCGACGCGCACGTCTTCCACACGACCGTCCGCGAGAACCTCCTGCTCGCGAAGCCGGACGCCACCGACGACGAACTGCGGGCCGCGTGCGCGGTCGCCGGGTTCGACCTGGACCTCGACCGCGGCACCGGCCCGGACGGCGACGCCCTCTCCGGCGGTCAGCGGCAACGGCTCGTGCTGGCCCGCGCGGTGCTGGCGGACCCGGCGGTGCTGGTGCTCGACGAGCCCGTCGAAGGCCTCGACCCCGCGCACGGCGACGCCGTCCTGAAGAACGTCCTCGCCCACGCGAAGGGCACGGTCGTCCTGGTCACCCACCGCCCCGAGCACCTCGACGGCTTCGACGAGGTGCTCACCCTCGAGGACGGGCGAGCACTTCCCGCATCGGCGGCCGGTCGGCGACCCGGACGTCGGTGA
- the cydD gene encoding thiol reductant ABC exporter subunit CydD — MPALPGLRRYLAVLAALGVLTAAAVLLQAEGLATLLTGGGVSLFLIVAIAARVLLSWGHGVLSGRFAASVRGGLRRRLLDSRADRAGVVATQVTRGIDATDGYLTGYLPALVVSVVVPVAVLARLFTTDLVPALVVTATLPLVPVFAILVGKHTATRTERQWSLLTRLGGHFLDVVRGLGTLRLFGRAAAQASTVRSMAAAHADATMKTLRVAFLSALVLELVATMSVALVAVPIGFRLLDGGLDARTALLVLVLAPEAYLPLRAAGAKFHAAAEGLTALREALAVPVVSPRTAVSTRRRGAPSLVLDRVSVAYDGVPALSEVDLRVPAGSRIALVGPSGSGKSTVLAVLLGFVTPTSGRVLVDGVDLRSLSPSDWLAEVAWVPQRPTLFRGSLAENIALGLPSADVPASARAAALDSVAAGLPAGYATQVGELGEGLSAGQRQRVGLARALARTSSGLVLLDEPTTRLDSRTEETVLSATRRLLPNRTAVLVAHRPALASLADRVVELRDGRIRTEVAA, encoded by the coding sequence GTGCCCGCTCTGCCCGGACTCCGGCGCTACCTGGCCGTGCTGGCCGCGCTCGGGGTGCTCACCGCCGCGGCGGTGCTGCTGCAGGCCGAAGGTCTCGCCACGCTGCTCACCGGTGGCGGGGTCTCGCTGTTCCTCATCGTCGCGATCGCCGCGCGGGTCCTGCTTTCGTGGGGGCACGGCGTCCTCAGTGGACGGTTCGCGGCTTCGGTGCGCGGTGGCCTGCGCCGCCGGCTGCTCGATTCCCGCGCCGACCGCGCGGGCGTCGTCGCGACGCAGGTGACGCGCGGGATCGACGCCACGGACGGCTACCTGACCGGGTACCTGCCCGCGCTGGTCGTGTCGGTGGTGGTGCCGGTGGCGGTGCTCGCGCGGCTGTTCACGACGGACCTGGTGCCGGCGCTGGTCGTCACGGCGACGCTGCCGCTGGTCCCGGTGTTCGCGATCCTGGTCGGCAAGCACACCGCGACGCGCACCGAGCGGCAGTGGTCGCTGCTGACCCGGCTGGGCGGCCACTTCCTCGACGTGGTCCGGGGTCTGGGCACGCTCCGGCTGTTCGGCCGGGCGGCGGCGCAGGCGTCGACGGTCCGGTCGATGGCGGCCGCCCACGCGGACGCGACGATGAAGACGCTGCGGGTCGCGTTCCTTTCGGCGCTGGTGCTGGAACTGGTGGCGACGATGTCGGTGGCGCTGGTCGCGGTCCCGATCGGCTTCCGCCTCCTGGACGGCGGCCTCGACGCGCGGACGGCGTTGCTGGTGCTCGTGCTGGCCCCGGAGGCGTACCTGCCCCTGCGCGCGGCGGGCGCGAAGTTCCACGCGGCGGCGGAGGGGCTGACGGCGTTGCGGGAAGCCCTTGCGGTCCCGGTGGTTTCCCCTCGTACGGCGGTTTCGACTCGACGGCGGGGTGCGCCTTCGCTGGTGCTGGACCGGGTTTCGGTGGCTTACGACGGGGTTCCGGCGTTGTCCGAAGTGGACTTGCGCGTGCCGGCGGGTTCGCGGATCGCTTTGGTGGGGCCGAGCGGGTCGGGGAAGAGCACGGTGCTGGCGGTGCTGCTGGGGTTCGTCACGCCGACGTCGGGGCGGGTGCTCGTCGACGGGGTGGACCTGCGCTCGCTGTCGCCGTCGGACTGGCTCGCGGAGGTGGCGTGGGTGCCGCAGCGGCCGACATTGTTCCGGGGATCGCTGGCGGAGAACATCGCTTTGGGGTTGCCGTCGGCGGACGTCCCGGCGTCCGCCCGGGCCGCGGCGTTGGACTCCGTGGCGGCGGGATTGCCCGCGGGGTACGCGACCCAGGTGGGCGAGCTGGGCGAGGGCTTGTCGGCGGGACAGCGGCAGCGGGTGGGCCTGGCGCGGGCACTGGCCCGGACGTCGTCGGGGCTGGTGCTGCTCGACGAACCGACGACCCGGCTGGATTCGCGCACGGAGGAGACGGTCCTGTCCGCGACCCGGCGCCTGCTGCCGAACCGGACGGCGGTGCTGGTGGCCCACCGCCCGGCGCTGGCGTCACTGGCGGACCGGGTGGTGGAGCTGCGCGACGGCCGGATCCGCACGGAGGTGGCGGCGTGA
- a CDS encoding permease prefix domain 1-containing protein — MIDEYLGDLDRRLHGCGRFKADLLGEARDGLHDAADAYRAGGWSEEDAERRAVADFGPPAVVARDYQAELGMLSGVRTLWKLVIGVPAMQIAWDYARILTFGEWTKISTPTPEWYKVVTHVTHGAVFVVPVIGVLALLGIRWLSRRLDGTGLARFCGSLIAVAVGVNLASVGLLIGATGFVDASRLFLSVPCALLMVAWVLLSLRLVVLARRSWGGYATIVA; from the coding sequence ATGATCGACGAATACCTGGGGGATCTGGACCGCAGACTGCACGGCTGCGGCCGGTTCAAGGCCGACCTGCTGGGGGAGGCGCGGGACGGCCTGCACGACGCCGCGGACGCGTACCGCGCGGGCGGCTGGAGCGAGGAGGACGCCGAGCGCCGCGCCGTCGCCGACTTCGGCCCGCCCGCCGTCGTCGCCCGCGACTACCAGGCCGAGCTCGGCATGCTCAGCGGTGTCCGGACGCTGTGGAAGCTCGTCATCGGCGTCCCGGCGATGCAGATCGCGTGGGACTACGCCCGGATCCTCACCTTCGGCGAGTGGACGAAGATCTCGACGCCGACGCCGGAGTGGTACAAGGTCGTCACGCACGTCACCCACGGCGCGGTGTTCGTCGTGCCGGTGATCGGCGTGCTCGCGCTGCTCGGCATCCGCTGGCTGAGCCGCCGCCTGGACGGCACCGGGCTCGCGCGGTTCTGCGGCAGCCTCATCGCGGTCGCGGTCGGCGTCAACCTGGCGTCGGTCGGGCTGCTGATCGGCGCGACCGGGTTCGTCGACGCGTCGAGGCTGTTCCTGAGCGTCCCGTGCGCCCTGTTGATGGTCGCCTGGGTGCTGCTTTCGCTGCGGCTCGTCGTGCTCGCGAGACGATCCTGGGGTGGGTATGCCACGATCGTCGCGTGA
- a CDS encoding enoyl-CoA hydratase-related protein, with protein MTTSDVLLIADAEGVRTLTLNRPQAYNSLTVELKEALLAALRAAAGDEAVRAVVLTGSGKAFCAGQDLKEHVGLLQAGDPAPLQTVKEHYNPIVKAIVDMEKPVIAAVNGTAAGAGAAFAYASDLRIAAESSSFLMAFANVGLGPDSGASWTLQRLVGYGRAAELMLLARTVDAAEALRLGLVGEVVPDEELPARAQKIAAKLANGPTVAYAKIKGVLNLAAQSTFDEALAAEDAAQAALGATADHTEAVEAFVGKRKPNFQGK; from the coding sequence GTGACCACATCCGACGTCCTGCTGATCGCCGACGCCGAAGGGGTGCGCACCCTCACCCTCAACCGGCCGCAGGCGTACAACTCGCTGACCGTCGAGCTGAAGGAAGCACTGCTCGCGGCGCTGCGGGCGGCGGCGGGCGACGAAGCCGTCCGCGCGGTGGTGCTGACCGGGTCCGGCAAGGCGTTCTGCGCCGGCCAGGACCTGAAGGAACACGTGGGGCTGCTCCAGGCGGGTGACCCCGCCCCGCTACAGACGGTGAAGGAGCACTACAACCCGATCGTCAAGGCGATCGTGGACATGGAGAAGCCGGTCATCGCGGCCGTCAACGGCACCGCCGCGGGCGCCGGGGCCGCCTTCGCCTACGCCAGTGACCTGCGGATCGCCGCCGAATCGTCGTCGTTCCTGATGGCCTTCGCCAACGTCGGGCTCGGCCCGGACTCGGGTGCGTCGTGGACGCTGCAGCGGCTGGTCGGCTACGGCCGCGCCGCCGAGCTGATGCTGCTGGCCCGGACCGTCGACGCCGCCGAGGCGCTGCGGCTCGGCCTGGTCGGCGAGGTCGTGCCGGACGAGGAACTCCCGGCCCGCGCCCAGAAGATCGCGGCGAAGCTGGCGAACGGGCCGACCGTGGCCTACGCGAAGATCAAGGGCGTGCTCAACCTGGCCGCGCAGTCGACGTTCGACGAGGCCCTCGCCGCGGAGGACGCCGCCCAGGCCGCCCTCGGCGCGACCGCCGACCACACCGAGGCCGTCGAGGCCTTCGTCGGCAAGCGCAAGCCGAACTTCCAGGGCAAGTAA
- a CDS encoding DNA-3-methyladenine glycosylase I codes for MTELFGTDGVPRCSWGNSAPDYVAYHDEEWGVPLHGQDELYERLCLESFQSGLSWITILRKRENFRKAFKRFKPAQVAKFGDADVERLMQDASIVRNRAKILAAIKNAQAIGALDTPLDDLLWSFAPSSHRRPKTMADVPAITDESKAMAKELKKRGFVFLGPTTCYALMQATGMVDDHVQGCFRAGS; via the coding sequence ATGACTGAGCTGTTCGGCACCGACGGCGTCCCGCGGTGCAGCTGGGGCAATTCGGCCCCGGACTACGTGGCCTACCACGACGAGGAGTGGGGCGTGCCGCTCCACGGGCAGGACGAGCTGTACGAGCGGCTGTGCCTCGAGTCGTTCCAGTCGGGACTGTCGTGGATCACGATCCTGCGCAAGCGCGAGAACTTCCGGAAGGCGTTCAAGCGGTTCAAGCCGGCGCAGGTGGCGAAGTTCGGCGACGCCGACGTCGAGCGGCTGATGCAGGACGCGTCGATCGTGCGGAACCGGGCCAAGATTCTGGCCGCGATCAAGAACGCGCAGGCGATCGGTGCTTTGGACACGCCGTTGGACGACCTGCTGTGGTCGTTCGCGCCTTCTTCACATCGCCGTCCGAAGACGATGGCCGACGTCCCGGCGATCACGGACGAGTCCAAGGCGATGGCCAAGGAGCTGAAGAAGCGCGGGTTCGTCTTCCTCGGCCCGACCACGTGCTACGCGCTGATGCAGGCGACCGGCATGGTCGACGACCACGTCCAGGGCTGCTTCCGCGCCGGCTCGTGA
- a CDS encoding DivIVA domain-containing protein, giving the protein MTTALIYLVVMLLVAAVVFLLAAVVFGRGEELAPLPPGSSPTRLPAEDITGEDLTEVRFQLVLRGYKMSEVDWVLRRLGVELDELRARVGELEQRERERESSPEGAQ; this is encoded by the coding sequence GTGACGACCGCGCTGATCTACCTCGTAGTCATGCTGCTGGTGGCCGCCGTGGTGTTCCTGCTCGCCGCCGTGGTCTTCGGCCGGGGTGAGGAGCTCGCCCCGCTGCCGCCGGGCAGCTCGCCGACGCGGCTGCCCGCCGAGGACATCACCGGCGAGGACCTGACGGAGGTCCGCTTCCAGCTGGTGCTGCGCGGCTACAAGATGTCCGAAGTGGACTGGGTGCTGCGGCGCCTCGGCGTCGAGCTCGACGAGCTGCGCGCCCGGGTCGGCGAGCTGGAACAGCGCGAACGCGAACGGGAGAGTTCGCCCGAAGGCGCCCAGTGA
- a CDS encoding SRPBCC family protein: MTDLILSVDVRAPAGTTWLALTDWTRQGEWMLGTEVEVVEGNGRSVGSRLSAFTGVAGIGFTDKMEITSWEPPVRCAVRHLGSVVQGTGVFQVVPKGATRSTFVWAEHLRLPFGPLGRLGWPLVRPAFALGVRQSLRRFARFAEDYSVGGDD; this comes from the coding sequence GTGACGGATCTGATCCTGTCGGTCGACGTGCGCGCGCCGGCCGGGACGACCTGGCTCGCGCTCACCGACTGGACGCGCCAGGGCGAGTGGATGCTCGGCACCGAGGTGGAGGTCGTCGAGGGCAACGGCCGCAGCGTCGGGTCGCGCCTGTCGGCGTTCACCGGGGTGGCCGGCATCGGGTTCACGGACAAGATGGAGATCACGAGCTGGGAGCCGCCGGTGCGGTGCGCCGTCCGGCACCTCGGCAGCGTCGTGCAGGGCACCGGCGTGTTCCAGGTGGTGCCGAAGGGCGCGACGCGCTCGACGTTCGTCTGGGCCGAGCACCTGCGGCTGCCGTTCGGGCCGCTGGGCCGGCTCGGCTGGCCGTTGGTGCGGCCGGCGTTCGCGCTGGGCGTGCGCCAGTCGCTGCGGCGGTTCGCGCGGTTCGCGGAGGACTATTCGGTGGGTGGGGATGACTGA
- a CDS encoding leucyl aminopeptidase family protein, giving the protein MRNPLPPVPTSLLDIEVAAELRRGTPTARLVTAPADDVESEPLEVGGIRITGKAGDVQAIPGDGPRWVAGLGDGEPKQYRKTGAALVRAVNAALAEDVDGGGKAFRAVQVALPEEASGEHVTELALGLLLGGYRFKVSGEDPKPSVRTVRLVTADPAFGELVARASALAAATALTRDLANTPSNVKSPAWLADTASKVAGPGVEVTVRDEKWLTTQGFGGVVAVGGGSARPPRLIEMSYKPSGAAKHLLLVGKGITFDTGGLSIKPADGMHLMRTDMAGGAAVIAATRAIAALGLPIRVTALVPAAENHVSGSAYRPGDIVRHYGGKTTEVSNTDAEGRMVLADALAYGIRRFSPDYVVDAATLTGAMKVSLGLRTGGLFASDTALATAVVAAGARVGEAWWRMPLVEDYADNVRGEFGDVRQTPGGPGSITAALFLREFTSGLPWAHLDIAGPARSEKNYDEVVPGATGFAARTLVELAASLG; this is encoded by the coding sequence GTGCGTAATCCGCTACCCCCCGTTCCGACCAGTCTGCTCGACATCGAGGTGGCGGCGGAGCTCCGCCGCGGCACCCCGACGGCCCGGCTCGTGACCGCGCCGGCGGACGACGTCGAGTCCGAGCCGCTCGAGGTCGGCGGCATCCGGATCACCGGCAAAGCGGGCGACGTGCAGGCGATCCCCGGCGACGGTCCCCGCTGGGTCGCGGGCCTCGGCGACGGCGAGCCGAAGCAGTACCGCAAGACCGGCGCGGCGCTGGTCCGCGCGGTGAACGCGGCGCTGGCGGAGGACGTCGACGGTGGGGGGAAGGCCTTCCGCGCGGTGCAGGTGGCGCTGCCGGAAGAGGCGTCCGGCGAGCACGTGACCGAGCTGGCGCTCGGGCTGCTGCTGGGCGGGTACCGCTTCAAGGTGTCCGGTGAGGACCCGAAGCCGTCGGTGCGGACGGTGCGGCTCGTGACCGCGGACCCGGCTTTCGGCGAGCTGGTCGCCCGCGCTTCGGCACTGGCCGCGGCGACGGCGCTGACCCGCGACCTGGCGAACACGCCGTCGAACGTGAAGAGCCCGGCGTGGCTGGCGGACACCGCGTCCAAGGTGGCCGGACCGGGTGTCGAGGTGACGGTCCGCGACGAGAAGTGGCTGACGACGCAGGGCTTCGGCGGCGTCGTGGCGGTCGGCGGCGGCTCGGCCCGTCCGCCGCGCCTGATCGAAATGTCGTACAAGCCGTCGGGGGCCGCGAAGCACCTGCTCCTGGTGGGCAAGGGCATCACGTTCGACACGGGCGGCCTGTCCATCAAGCCGGCCGACGGCATGCACCTGATGCGCACGGACATGGCGGGCGGCGCGGCGGTGATCGCCGCCACCCGCGCGATCGCGGCGCTGGGCCTGCCGATCCGCGTGACGGCGCTGGTGCCGGCGGCGGAGAACCACGTGTCGGGCTCGGCGTACCGGCCAGGCGACATCGTCCGCCACTACGGCGGCAAGACCACAGAGGTGTCGAACACGGACGCGGAGGGCCGCATGGTCCTGGCGGACGCGCTGGCGTACGGCATCCGCCGGTTCAGCCCGGACTACGTGGTCGACGCGGCGACGCTGACGGGCGCCATGAAGGTCTCGCTGGGCCTGCGGACGGGCGGTCTGTTCGCTTCGGACACCGCGCTGGCCACGGCGGTCGTCGCGGCGGGCGCGCGGGTGGGCGAGGCGTGGTGGCGCATGCCCCTGGTGGAGGACTACGCGGACAACGTCCGCGGCGAGTTCGGCGACGTCCGCCAGACGCCGGGAGGCCCGGGCAGCATCACGGCGGCGCTGTTCCTGCGTGAGTTCACGTCCGGGCTCCCGTGGGCGCACCTGGACATCGCGGGACCGGCACGGTCGGAGAAGAACTACGACGAGGTGGTCCCGGGAGCAACGGGCTTCGCGGCCCGAACACTGGTGGAGCTGGCGGCTTCCCTGGGCTGA